The following coding sequences lie in one Alloacidobacterium dinghuense genomic window:
- a CDS encoding alpha-amylase family glycosyl hydrolase encodes MKLKVSFLAVAVAFLLSASLPLCAQSARPAIDKIDPPDWWADMPSPMLLIHGEYLSGARISVAGHQVSIQKTQVSDNGHWAFLWLSTANASPQTIHITAANSAGKAEADFQLHSRRPKSDGFQGFSSADVMYLIMTDRFADGDSSNDESSEERAKVRGWHGGDFKGIEQHIDYLQSLGVTTVWTTPVYKNIPSPQSYHGYSATDMYAVDPHFGTLADYQHLASSLHQHRMKIVLDTVPNHIGPAHPWVKDPPLPDWFHGTLEHHTVAKGDFKSIPDPHASWRERRDITEGWFANVLPDLNQENPIVAKYLIQNAVWWIETAGLDGLRIDTFPYVNRAFWQQFHAQLRELYPKLTTVGEVFNGDPTITSYFAGGVEHNGIDTGLYTPFDFPLYFTLRSVLVHGEPITKLEDILRQDRLYPHPERLVTFLGNHDTARFLSEPGATPAELKMAFGLLATLRGMPQIYAGDEIAMRGGNDPDNRHDFPGGFHDGQPNAFEAASRSTEQQEMYSLVSTLLHLRTQHSILQSGEQQDVLDEDPTAFAFVRAEDISHGCDGKDRVLVIANNADQLRNITLNTENTALAGCSNLRPLAGVANVVSANHDTFELHLGAKEVAFYSAD; translated from the coding sequence ATGAAGTTGAAAGTTTCTTTTCTGGCAGTTGCTGTCGCATTCCTGCTGAGCGCTTCACTTCCCCTCTGTGCCCAAAGCGCCAGACCCGCAATTGACAAGATCGATCCGCCAGACTGGTGGGCCGATATGCCATCGCCCATGCTGCTCATTCATGGCGAATACCTCTCTGGCGCCCGGATTTCGGTGGCTGGACATCAAGTTTCCATTCAAAAGACGCAAGTTTCCGACAATGGCCACTGGGCTTTTCTCTGGTTGAGCACCGCGAATGCTTCGCCGCAGACGATACACATCACAGCCGCAAATAGCGCAGGCAAAGCAGAAGCAGATTTCCAATTGCATTCACGCAGGCCGAAATCGGACGGCTTTCAGGGCTTCTCATCTGCAGATGTGATGTACCTGATCATGACGGATCGATTTGCGGATGGCGACTCATCGAACGACGAGTCGAGCGAAGAGCGTGCTAAAGTGCGCGGGTGGCATGGAGGCGATTTCAAAGGCATCGAACAACACATCGATTACCTGCAGTCGCTGGGTGTTACCACCGTGTGGACAACGCCGGTCTATAAGAACATTCCTTCGCCTCAGTCATATCACGGTTACAGCGCGACCGATATGTACGCAGTCGATCCACACTTCGGCACGCTTGCTGACTATCAGCATCTCGCCTCGTCTCTGCATCAGCACCGCATGAAGATCGTGCTTGATACGGTCCCGAATCACATAGGCCCTGCGCATCCCTGGGTCAAAGACCCGCCGCTGCCTGACTGGTTCCATGGAACGCTCGAACACCACACCGTAGCTAAAGGCGACTTCAAGTCGATTCCCGATCCGCATGCATCCTGGCGCGAGCGTCGCGACATCACCGAAGGATGGTTCGCCAATGTTCTGCCAGACCTCAATCAGGAAAATCCCATCGTGGCAAAATATCTGATTCAGAACGCTGTCTGGTGGATCGAAACGGCTGGCCTCGATGGCCTTCGCATCGACACATTTCCGTATGTGAACCGCGCGTTCTGGCAGCAGTTTCATGCGCAGTTGCGTGAACTCTACCCGAAGCTCACAACAGTCGGCGAAGTCTTCAATGGCGACCCGACAATCACCTCGTACTTCGCCGGAGGCGTCGAACACAATGGCATTGACACAGGACTCTACACGCCTTTCGACTTTCCTCTTTATTTCACACTACGTTCAGTGCTCGTCCATGGAGAGCCGATCACGAAACTCGAAGATATTCTCCGACAGGACCGGCTCTATCCGCACCCCGAGCGTCTTGTCACCTTCCTCGGCAATCACGACACCGCGCGCTTCCTGAGCGAACCCGGCGCTACACCTGCTGAATTGAAGATGGCATTCGGCCTGCTCGCAACGTTGCGCGGCATGCCCCAAATCTACGCTGGTGATGAAATCGCGATGCGAGGCGGTAACGACCCTGACAACCGCCATGATTTTCCCGGCGGGTTTCACGATGGTCAGCCAAACGCCTTTGAAGCCGCGAGCCGCAGCACTGAGCAACAGGAGATGTATAGCTTGGTAAGTACTTTGCTGCACCTCCGCACACAGCACAGCATATTGCAATCGGGCGAGCAGCAGGATGTACTGGATGAAGATCCTACCGCATTTGCTTTTGTCCGTGCTGAAGATATCTCACACGGTTGCGACGGCAAAGACCGCGTATTAGTGATAGCAAACAACGCGGATCAACTGCGCAATATCACTTTAAACACCGAAAATACTGCGCTCGCTGGTTGTTCGAATCTACGTCCACTGGCGGGCGTTGCGAATGTCGTGAGCGCGAACCACGATACCTTTGAACTCCACCTGGGAGCAAAAGAAGTGGCTTTCTATTCTGCTGATTAA
- a CDS encoding ribonucleoside-diphosphate reductase subunit alpha, whose amino-acid sequence MATVQTQTSLSDIVPGFPVPDVTPTMHVRKRNGALEPVDVNKIVRAVQRCAHGLAHVDAIRVASKTIGGLYDGATTRELDAMSIDTAASLIAEEPQYSKLAARLLLGTIVKEVAGQNLHSFSQSVEHGFREGVVNAATAEFVRVHARKLNHAIDEHFSDNFEYFGLRTVYDRYLLRDPLSRKVVETPQHFFLRVACGLAGTPNEAIEFYRMIASHDYMPSSPTLFNSGTKHAQMSSCYLHDSPQDSLESIYDAYKDVALLSKFSGGIGLAFHRVRSEGSLIRATNGLSNGIVPWLRTLDSSVAAVNQGGKRKGACCVYLEPWHADIEQFLELRENTGDLSRRTYNLNLANWIPDIFMRRVDEDGIWSLFDPKTVSHLPDAFGSEFDAAYEKAEEEMLFTRQVRARDLYARMMRCLAETGNGWMTFKDACNLKCNQTGKPGNVVHLSNLCTEITEVTSREETAVCNLGSINLARHVADGTFDFDKLARTVKIAVPMLDRVIDINYYPVPQAANANARWRPVGLGVMGLQDVFFQLKLPFDSAEAQYLSARIQEEIYYYALSASCELAEQFGPHPSFSETRHAEGKCQFDLWNVKPSHEARWDALRERIKKHGVRNSLLIAIAPTATIASIVGCYECIEPQISNVFKRETLSGEFLQINRYLVAELKDRSLWNEEIRTRLKLAEGSVQQLAELPADLKQVYRTVWEIPMRGLIDMARSRNAYIDQSQSLNLFMESPNIGKLSSMYMYAWKSGLKTTYYLRSRPATRIAKTTVTANADANVSPASSVACSLENPGSCEACQ is encoded by the coding sequence ATGGCCACAGTTCAGACTCAAACCAGTCTTTCCGATATCGTGCCGGGTTTTCCTGTTCCCGATGTGACGCCGACGATGCATGTGCGCAAGCGCAATGGCGCGCTTGAGCCTGTCGACGTGAACAAGATTGTGCGCGCAGTGCAGCGTTGCGCGCATGGATTGGCTCATGTCGACGCTATCCGCGTTGCCAGCAAAACCATAGGCGGATTGTATGACGGAGCGACCACCCGCGAACTGGATGCGATGTCCATTGATACAGCCGCTTCGCTGATTGCAGAAGAGCCGCAGTACTCAAAGCTGGCGGCCCGCTTGCTGCTCGGAACGATTGTGAAGGAAGTTGCCGGACAGAACCTCCACTCCTTTTCGCAGTCCGTGGAGCACGGGTTCCGGGAAGGTGTAGTGAATGCGGCCACAGCCGAGTTTGTGCGCGTGCACGCTCGCAAACTCAACCATGCCATTGACGAACACTTCTCGGATAACTTCGAGTACTTCGGCCTGCGGACCGTGTATGACCGCTATCTGCTGCGCGATCCCCTCTCGCGCAAAGTAGTCGAGACGCCGCAACATTTCTTTCTGCGCGTCGCATGCGGATTGGCCGGCACGCCGAACGAAGCGATCGAGTTCTATCGCATGATCGCTTCGCATGACTACATGCCTAGCTCTCCGACGCTCTTCAATTCCGGGACAAAACATGCGCAGATGTCGTCGTGCTACCTGCACGATTCTCCACAGGATTCGCTGGAGTCGATCTACGACGCGTACAAGGATGTGGCCCTGCTGTCCAAGTTTTCAGGCGGCATCGGGCTCGCTTTCCATCGCGTGCGCTCGGAGGGGTCGCTGATTCGCGCCACGAACGGATTGTCGAACGGAATTGTGCCGTGGCTTCGGACTCTGGATAGCTCTGTTGCCGCGGTGAATCAGGGTGGCAAGCGCAAAGGAGCCTGCTGTGTGTATCTGGAGCCCTGGCACGCGGATATTGAGCAGTTTCTTGAGTTGCGCGAGAATACCGGCGATCTTTCACGCCGTACCTACAACCTGAATCTGGCGAACTGGATTCCAGACATCTTCATGCGTCGTGTCGACGAAGATGGCATCTGGTCCTTGTTCGATCCAAAGACAGTTTCACATCTACCCGACGCGTTTGGCAGCGAGTTTGATGCGGCATACGAAAAGGCAGAAGAAGAAATGCTCTTCACGCGACAGGTAAGGGCGCGCGATCTCTATGCGCGCATGATGCGCTGCCTGGCCGAGACCGGGAATGGTTGGATGACATTCAAGGATGCGTGCAACCTGAAGTGCAACCAGACAGGCAAGCCCGGCAACGTCGTTCATCTCTCCAACCTGTGCACGGAGATCACAGAAGTGACGTCGCGCGAGGAGACCGCCGTCTGCAATCTTGGCTCCATCAACCTGGCGCGCCACGTTGCAGACGGCACATTCGATTTCGACAAGCTCGCGAGAACGGTAAAGATTGCGGTGCCAATGCTGGACCGTGTCATCGACATCAACTACTACCCCGTTCCGCAGGCAGCAAACGCAAATGCACGGTGGAGGCCCGTCGGTCTCGGTGTTATGGGCTTGCAGGATGTCTTCTTTCAACTGAAGCTTCCGTTTGATTCAGCGGAAGCGCAGTATTTGTCGGCGCGAATTCAGGAGGAGATCTACTACTACGCGCTCTCGGCATCGTGCGAACTTGCAGAACAGTTCGGCCCGCATCCGTCATTCAGCGAAACGCGCCATGCAGAAGGCAAGTGTCAGTTTGATCTCTGGAATGTGAAGCCGTCTCATGAAGCTCGATGGGATGCGCTGCGCGAGCGAATCAAGAAGCATGGAGTGCGGAATTCGCTGCTGATCGCAATTGCTCCCACGGCTACAATCGCCTCCATCGTAGGCTGCTACGAATGCATCGAACCGCAGATTTCGAATGTCTTCAAGCGCGAAACCCTTTCCGGCGAATTTCTCCAAATCAATCGCTACCTCGTAGCGGAGTTGAAAGACCGCAGCCTGTGGAACGAGGAGATTCGCACTCGCCTGAAACTGGCCGAAGGTTCCGTGCAACAGCTGGCGGAACTCCCCGCCGATCTGAAGCAGGTCTACCGCACCGTATGGGAAATTCCGATGCGCGGACTCATCGACATGGCGCGCTCTCGCAACGCGTACATCGATCAGAGCCAATCACTCAATCTCTTCATGGAGTCGCCGAACATCGGCAAACTCAGCTCCATGTACATGTACGCTTGGAAGAGCGGATTGAAGACGACCTACTACCTGCGCTCACGACCCGCAACGCGCATTGCAAAAACCACTGTCACGGCAAACGCGGACGCCAATGTGTCGCCAGCGTCCTCCGTAGCCTGCTCGCTTGAGAATCCAGGCTCGTGCGAAGCCTGCCAGTAA
- a CDS encoding ribonucleotide-diphosphate reductase subunit beta, translated as MSSVQAPDTILDPGLCLTLRPMRYPVFFDMFRDGIKNTWTVEEVDFQTDLVDLKQRLSPAEVHLIQRLVAFFATGDSIVSNNLVLNLYKHVNSPEARLYLSRQLFEEAVHVQFYLTLLDNYVPDPDERAAAFAAVENIPSIAKKANFCMKWMDSIQELDQLTTQQHRKQFLLNLICFAACIEGLFFFAAFAYVYFLRSKGLLHGLAAGTNWVFRDESCHLEFAFEVVNVVRSQEPDLWDEQLERDIVQMLREAVDAETQFAEDLLSGGVGGLSVREMRQYLGYVADSRLQRLGIAPAFHTKNPFSFMDLQDVQELTNFFERRVSAYQTAVQGEVAFHEDF; from the coding sequence ATGTCCTCTGTTCAAGCGCCTGATACCATCCTCGATCCCGGCCTCTGCCTGACACTGAGGCCCATGCGTTACCCCGTCTTCTTCGACATGTTCCGCGACGGAATCAAAAATACGTGGACTGTCGAAGAAGTCGACTTCCAGACCGATCTCGTAGACCTGAAGCAGCGGCTCAGCCCTGCCGAAGTACACCTGATTCAACGGCTGGTAGCTTTCTTTGCCACGGGTGATTCAATTGTTTCCAACAACCTCGTGCTGAATCTGTACAAGCACGTTAACTCGCCAGAAGCCCGATTGTATCTTTCGCGGCAATTATTTGAAGAAGCCGTCCATGTGCAGTTCTATCTGACACTGCTGGACAATTATGTGCCTGACCCGGATGAGCGAGCCGCAGCGTTTGCCGCAGTTGAAAACATCCCTTCGATTGCAAAGAAGGCCAACTTCTGCATGAAGTGGATGGATTCGATTCAGGAACTCGACCAACTCACGACACAGCAGCATCGCAAGCAGTTCTTGCTAAATCTGATCTGCTTTGCAGCCTGTATTGAGGGACTGTTCTTCTTCGCTGCATTCGCTTATGTGTACTTCCTGCGGTCAAAAGGCTTGCTGCATGGGCTGGCGGCAGGCACGAACTGGGTCTTTCGTGATGAGAGTTGCCATCTGGAGTTTGCGTTTGAAGTCGTAAACGTCGTCCGCAGTCAGGAACCGGACCTGTGGGATGAGCAACTGGAACGCGACATTGTGCAGATGCTGCGTGAAGCAGTCGATGCGGAGACTCAATTCGCAGAGGATCTCTTAAGCGGCGGCGTGGGTGGGCTCTCCGTGCGCGAGATGCGTCAATACTTGGGCTACGTTGCCGACTCCAGGCTGCAGCGCCTCGGCATTGCTCCCGCATTTCACACAAAGAATCCGTTCTCGTTCATGGATCTTCAGGATGTGCAGGAATTGACCAATTTCTTTGAGCGCCGCGTTTCCGCCTATCAAACTGCTGTTCAAGGAGAAGTAGCTTTCCACGAAGATTTCTAG
- a CDS encoding ROK family transcriptional regulator, with protein sequence MGNDLSNPGPSAKAVRRVDLNAIELASSETARRINREIILQLIHSSQPISRADLARLSGLQRSTVSQIIEQLIQERWIREGAVAQSPRGRRPTMLLLNDELVVLAADIHPRQVTVAMIDLTGRLLSRSTLPLGSDPARSVAGIIDCMKRIRDSHPRKSLEGIGISVPGRVDTESQLLIFAPNLHWPKYDIKGAVERGMELPTEMENAATACLMSELWFGRMDGVRDAVLITVSEGIGGGILANGQLVTGQNGMAGEFGHIAIDPSGPRCACTQNGCWEVFGSCNAGLRYYYQSDPKAKRITFQELLNFAEEGNAHAVAALAKQAKYIGQGLRMVTAALSPELVLIAGDITSAWHRFSPIIEAELEKSTLKGEPPRLLATHEGDVARLRGAAALLLQRHSIRSNE encoded by the coding sequence TTGGGAAATGATTTGAGCAATCCGGGGCCATCCGCGAAGGCCGTACGCCGAGTAGACCTGAATGCCATCGAGTTAGCCTCCAGCGAAACTGCGCGCCGTATCAATCGAGAAATCATCCTGCAACTGATCCACTCGAGCCAACCGATCTCAAGGGCTGATCTGGCAAGGCTCTCCGGATTGCAGCGCAGCACTGTCTCTCAGATCATCGAACAACTCATTCAGGAACGCTGGATACGCGAAGGCGCCGTAGCTCAGTCGCCACGCGGACGCCGTCCAACGATGCTGCTTCTGAATGATGAACTGGTGGTCCTGGCCGCCGACATTCATCCGCGCCAGGTCACCGTCGCCATGATCGATCTGACCGGTCGCCTCCTTTCGCGGTCTACGCTGCCGCTCGGCTCTGATCCCGCCAGATCCGTCGCCGGCATCATCGATTGCATGAAGCGAATCAGGGATAGCCATCCCAGGAAATCCCTGGAAGGCATCGGCATCAGCGTTCCCGGACGCGTCGATACGGAATCGCAGTTGTTGATCTTTGCGCCAAACCTGCACTGGCCGAAATACGACATCAAGGGAGCCGTCGAGCGCGGCATGGAACTTCCCACTGAGATGGAAAACGCCGCCACTGCCTGCCTCATGTCTGAACTGTGGTTTGGACGAATGGATGGCGTCCGCGATGCAGTGTTGATCACCGTTTCCGAAGGAATCGGCGGAGGAATCCTCGCAAATGGACAACTCGTAACCGGCCAGAACGGCATGGCCGGCGAATTCGGCCACATCGCCATTGATCCCTCGGGCCCCCGCTGCGCCTGCACACAAAACGGCTGCTGGGAGGTTTTCGGATCTTGCAACGCCGGTCTGCGCTACTACTATCAGTCGGATCCAAAGGCGAAGCGCATCACGTTTCAAGAACTCCTCAACTTCGCGGAAGAGGGAAACGCGCATGCTGTCGCAGCTCTGGCAAAACAGGCCAAATACATCGGTCAAGGTTTGCGAATGGTCACCGCTGCCCTTTCGCCCGAATTAGTCCTCATCGCGGGAGATATCACTTCCGCCTGGCACCGCTTTTCACCCATCATTGAAGCCGAGTTGGAGAAGTCCACCTTGAAAGGAGAGCCGCCACGCCTTCTCGCCACGCATGAAGGCGACGTTGCGCGGCTTCGCGGTGCGGCCGCTCTCCTCCTCCAGCGCCACTCCATTCGCAGCAACGAATGA
- a CDS encoding alpha/beta hydrolase family protein produces MENASDSAIKGLRDCVGIAVVLAAMCGCASPVLAQQSAEHVPAEDARNANITTVDTHLPLPEFTSLKAWEQRRVFLRNQILVSAGLSPMPEKTPLNAQVFGKIERKDYTIEKVLIETLPGFYLGGNLYRPRNGKAKHPGVLNPHGHWPYGRLENQPLYSGPSLGISLARQGYVVFAYDMVGYTDTIQLPHRFGSAEQRLWSFGPLGLQLWNSIRSLDFLASLDDVDAGRLGITGASGGGTQAFLLAAVDDRVQFAAPVNMVSAIMQGGDLCENAPGLRINTSNVEIAAIFAPKPMLLVSATGDWTRNVPQEEYPAIRRIYDLYGKGDQVAVVQMDAPHNFNRPSREAVYRFFAKQNQGISESGELIEHDIDVPPLQDMMALSNRTLPANALDLDSVFRLWRERSEVQNKKLENGELQDRAFLRERLRQTLAVEVPRQVIADRDGRSIVLGRAGKGDRVPGIWIEGSGAPAIVIDPRGSAAALDSDVVRRLHKEGRAVLLLDVFQSGAAKAPRVGDISNGPTPKLAEDADDEERADAAAGYPKFLTFNVSDDAARVQDVVTAIVYASRGDQNVELFVTGDAALWATFAAAVSDVPVSLHLENVPKLTSDADYLEHFNVPGILRAGGLTVAQELSQGH; encoded by the coding sequence ATGGAAAACGCGAGCGATTCTGCCATTAAGGGATTGCGCGATTGTGTCGGAATCGCTGTTGTTCTTGCTGCGATGTGCGGTTGCGCTTCACCTGTGCTCGCGCAGCAATCTGCAGAACATGTACCCGCGGAGGATGCTCGTAACGCCAACATCACGACGGTCGACACGCACTTGCCGCTGCCCGAATTCACCAGTTTGAAAGCGTGGGAGCAGCGCAGAGTGTTTTTGCGGAATCAGATTCTGGTTTCCGCAGGGCTGTCGCCGATGCCGGAGAAGACTCCGCTCAATGCACAAGTGTTCGGGAAGATTGAGCGAAAGGATTACACGATCGAGAAGGTGCTGATTGAGACGCTGCCCGGCTTTTATCTGGGCGGCAATCTGTATCGCCCGCGCAACGGGAAGGCGAAGCACCCGGGTGTTCTCAATCCTCATGGGCACTGGCCGTATGGGCGGCTGGAAAATCAGCCGCTTTACTCCGGGCCTTCTCTCGGCATCAGCCTCGCACGGCAGGGATACGTGGTTTTTGCCTACGACATGGTTGGCTATACCGACACGATTCAATTGCCTCATCGATTCGGCAGCGCAGAGCAGCGGTTGTGGTCGTTTGGTCCGCTGGGATTGCAGTTGTGGAATTCGATCCGGTCGCTTGATTTTCTTGCTTCGCTTGACGATGTTGACGCGGGGCGGCTGGGGATAACAGGTGCATCCGGCGGTGGGACGCAGGCCTTTCTGCTGGCGGCTGTGGATGATCGCGTGCAGTTTGCCGCGCCGGTCAATATGGTGTCGGCGATCATGCAGGGCGGCGACTTGTGTGAGAATGCTCCGGGATTGCGCATCAATACAAGCAATGTTGAGATTGCCGCCATATTTGCGCCGAAGCCGATGCTGCTGGTTTCTGCGACGGGTGATTGGACGCGCAATGTTCCGCAGGAAGAGTATCCCGCGATTCGAAGGATTTACGACCTCTACGGCAAGGGCGATCAGGTGGCAGTTGTTCAGATGGATGCTCCGCACAACTTCAACAGGCCCAGCCGCGAGGCCGTCTATCGCTTTTTTGCCAAGCAGAATCAAGGTATAAGCGAAAGCGGGGAACTGATTGAGCACGACATTGATGTGCCTCCGCTGCAGGACATGATGGCGCTGTCGAATCGCACGCTGCCGGCGAATGCGCTCGACCTGGACAGTGTGTTTCGGCTCTGGCGGGAACGATCGGAGGTTCAGAACAAAAAGCTTGAAAATGGGGAGCTTCAGGATCGCGCTTTTCTTCGCGAGCGGCTCAGGCAGACGCTTGCGGTGGAGGTGCCACGGCAGGTCATCGCTGATCGCGATGGCCGCTCGATCGTTCTTGGACGCGCGGGGAAGGGGGATCGCGTGCCTGGGATCTGGATCGAGGGGAGTGGCGCGCCCGCAATCGTAATCGATCCGAGAGGTTCGGCGGCTGCTCTGGATAGTGACGTGGTCAGGCGACTGCACAAAGAGGGCCGGGCTGTTCTGTTGCTTGATGTGTTTCAGAGTGGGGCGGCAAAGGCTCCGCGTGTTGGCGACATTTCGAACGGACCTACCCCGAAGCTGGCCGAGGATGCGGATGATGAGGAGCGTGCCGATGCTGCTGCTGGGTATCCGAAGTTTTTGACTTTCAATGTGAGCGATGATGCGGCTCGCGTTCAGGATGTTGTCACGGCGATTGTTTATGCGAGCAGGGGCGATCAAAATGTAGAACTGTTTGTCACCGGGGATGCCGCGTTGTGGGCTACATTCGCAGCTGCAGTCAGCGATGTTCCGGTTTCATTGCATTTGGAGAATGTTCCCAAGTTGACATCCGACGCGGACTATCTGGAGCATTTTAATGTGCCGGGGATTTTGCGCGCGGGTGGGTTGACGGTTGCACAAGAGCTGAGTCAGGGGCATTGA
- a CDS encoding CRTAC1 family protein: MSAARQASACLLLVVQAFAQAHSPASPPPAGVKSRVCKDRPIPQLVDVTRKSGINFKHLSAPEKKYIVESMSGGVIIIDYDRDGWPDIYFTNAPTVDMALKGEKARSALYHNNHDGTFTDVTDKAGIATPCFAMGGAVGDYNNDGWPDIYVTCLGGNVLYKNNGNGTFTDVTKEAGVADGRWSTGAAFGDYDGDGFVDLMVTNYVDFKLSDLPEFGSKPTCKYRGIDVQCGPRGLKGAGDALYHNNGNGTFTDVSKTAGVSDPDGYYGLGVVWSDFNNTGRPDIYVANDSTPNYLYKNDGNGKFTDIGLESGTAVSNDGSEQGSMGVAIGDYNHTGRFSIYVTNFADENSALYENLGNYDFREASYDAGVGLPVLPWIKWGDAFVDLDNDGWEDLIAVNGQVYPQVDSLPSGARYHQPKNLFMNERNGSFCDASNQAGPALIEPRVSRGLAVADLDNDGNVDIVISDIDGSPMILHNNGVPGTHWVSFELAGTKSNRLALGARVTITAGGMTQTDEVRSGGSYISQSDLRLHFGLAKAAKVDSVEIRWPSGGVEKLTNLAADHFYAVREGSGLVSRENLFNQLK; the protein is encoded by the coding sequence TTGAGCGCAGCGCGTCAGGCCTCAGCGTGCCTTTTGCTTGTAGTCCAGGCCTTCGCACAGGCACACAGCCCGGCCTCGCCTCCGCCCGCCGGAGTCAAATCACGCGTTTGCAAAGACCGCCCCATCCCGCAGCTTGTCGATGTCACCCGGAAGTCCGGCATCAACTTCAAACACTTGTCCGCGCCGGAAAAGAAATACATCGTCGAATCGATGAGCGGCGGCGTCATCATCATCGACTACGATCGCGACGGCTGGCCCGACATTTATTTCACCAACGCGCCCACCGTCGACATGGCGCTCAAAGGAGAAAAAGCCCGCAGCGCACTCTATCACAACAACCACGACGGCACCTTCACCGACGTAACCGACAAAGCCGGCATCGCCACACCCTGCTTCGCCATGGGCGGAGCCGTCGGCGACTACAACAACGACGGCTGGCCCGACATCTACGTCACCTGCCTTGGCGGCAATGTTCTCTATAAGAACAACGGCAACGGCACCTTTACCGACGTAACCAAAGAAGCAGGCGTAGCCGACGGCCGCTGGTCTACCGGAGCCGCCTTCGGCGATTATGACGGCGACGGATTTGTAGACCTGATGGTTACAAATTACGTCGATTTCAAGCTCTCCGACCTGCCCGAATTTGGCAGCAAGCCCACCTGCAAATATCGCGGCATCGACGTGCAGTGCGGACCGCGCGGACTCAAAGGCGCAGGCGACGCGCTCTACCACAACAACGGTAACGGCACCTTCACCGACGTCTCGAAGACCGCAGGGGTCAGCGATCCCGACGGCTACTACGGCCTCGGCGTCGTCTGGTCTGACTTCAACAACACCGGACGACCCGACATCTATGTTGCCAACGACTCCACGCCCAACTATCTCTACAAGAACGACGGCAACGGCAAGTTCACCGACATCGGCCTCGAATCCGGCACCGCCGTCAGCAATGATGGCTCCGAACAAGGCTCCATGGGCGTCGCCATCGGCGACTACAACCACACCGGGCGCTTCTCCATCTACGTAACCAACTTTGCCGACGAAAATAGCGCCCTCTATGAGAACCTCGGCAACTACGACTTCCGCGAAGCTTCCTACGATGCCGGCGTCGGCCTGCCTGTGCTTCCATGGATCAAGTGGGGTGACGCCTTCGTCGATCTGGACAATGACGGTTGGGAAGACCTTATCGCCGTCAATGGCCAGGTCTACCCGCAGGTCGACTCGCTGCCCTCCGGCGCGCGCTACCATCAGCCCAAAAATCTCTTCATGAATGAACGCAATGGCAGCTTCTGCGACGCCAGCAATCAGGCCGGCCCCGCACTCATCGAGCCACGCGTCAGCCGCGGCCTCGCCGTCGCCGATCTTGACAACGACGGCAACGTCGACATCGTTATCTCCGACATCGACGGCTCACCCATGATCCTCCACAACAACGGCGTTCCAGGCACGCACTGGGTCAGCTTCGAACTCGCCGGAACGAAAAGCAATCGTCTCGCCCTCGGCGCTCGCGTCACCATCACCGCCGGAGGCATGACGCAAACCGACGAAGTCCGCAGCGGCGGCAGTTACATCTCTCAAAGCGACCTTCGCCTCCACTTCGGTCTAGCCAAAGCCGCGAAAGTCGATTCCGTCGAAATCCGCTGGCCCTCCGGCGGCGTCGAAAAGCTCACCAACCTCGCCGCCGATCATTTCTATGCCGTCCGCGAAGGTTCCGGCCTCGTTTCCCGGGAAAATCTGTTTAACCAACTGAAATGA